A stretch of Clostridium sp. BJN0001 DNA encodes these proteins:
- the dapB gene encoding 4-hydroxy-tetrahydrodipicolinate reductase, with translation MIKVLLNGCSGKMGKMITECSKKYNNIEIIAGIDKFNDNMPYPVFKSPSEVNLDYDVLLDFSRADALENLIDLTEKTKKPFIICSTGFSDKQIELINEKSKSLPLFRSGNMSLGINVLCYVLKKIAPILNDSYDVEIIEKHHNQKVDAPSGTALMLADSIKNSVENDMKYVYGRHGSSKREKNDIGIHAIRGGTIAGEHDVLFAGASENITFSHEATSRELFAVGAIKACIYMSSITKPGLYDMTDVLNLK, from the coding sequence ATGATAAAAGTATTACTTAATGGTTGCTCAGGTAAAATGGGAAAAATGATTACTGAATGTAGCAAAAAATATAACAATATTGAGATTATAGCTGGTATAGATAAATTTAATGACAATATGCCCTATCCTGTTTTTAAATCTCCTTCTGAAGTAAATTTAGATTATGATGTTTTATTAGATTTTTCAAGAGCAGATGCATTAGAAAACCTTATAGACTTAACAGAAAAGACTAAAAAACCTTTTATTATATGTTCTACAGGTTTTTCTGATAAACAAATTGAACTTATAAATGAAAAAAGTAAGTCACTCCCATTATTTAGATCAGGCAATATGTCTCTTGGAATCAATGTTTTATGCTATGTTTTAAAGAAAATAGCTCCTATTTTAAATGACAGCTATGATGTTGAAATAATTGAAAAACATCATAACCAAAAAGTTGATGCTCCAAGTGGTACAGCTCTTATGCTTGCAGATTCTATAAAAAATTCTGTAGAAAACGACATGAAATATGTATATGGAAGACATGGCTCATCTAAGAGAGAAAAAAATGATATTGGAATTCATGCAATAAGAGGAGGTACAATTGCTGGAGAACATGATGTTTTATTTGCAGGTGCTTCTGAAAATATTACTTTTTCACACGAAGCAACATCAAGAGAACTTTTTGCAGTAGGTGCAATTAAAGCATGTATATATATGAGTTCTATAACAAAACCAGGTCTTTATGATATGACTGATGTTTTAAATCTTAAATAG
- the ytxC gene encoding putative sporulation protein YtxC, with translation MLVLKLEYSEDIDFIIELRKLKSILKDKKINIGFVESIDHKTHIIKILCDDSSYDDRIKNIINLYVSNILYRVIIDKYKNKELLEYLTNNYFFLKQSEILELEKKIEKVLKCESIIPDENSVSYLNQINYIIEQIRECISERQEININGFITFRMKNFRNNIENIIESIIETYMARKEYEEFIKLLRYFVEMQVSTIEEVNIVISETNVYNIEDERGNNLYYKFIKELSENEKRSSDNIEDILITGLITNSPKEINIYDKYKKINEELLNTIKSVFVDRVNYFTDSTKEKKNVDIKK, from the coding sequence ATGCTTGTACTCAAATTAGAATATAGTGAGGATATAGACTTCATTATAGAATTAAGAAAATTAAAAAGTATACTAAAAGATAAGAAAATTAATATTGGTTTTGTAGAAAGTATAGATCATAAGACACATATTATAAAGATCTTATGTGATGATTCATCATACGATGATAGAATAAAAAATATTATAAATTTATATGTAAGTAATATTCTATATAGAGTAATTATAGATAAATATAAAAATAAAGAGCTTTTAGAATATTTGACTAATAATTATTTCTTTTTAAAGCAGTCAGAAATTCTAGAACTTGAGAAGAAAATAGAAAAAGTATTAAAATGTGAAAGTATTATTCCAGATGAGAATTCAGTATCATACCTTAATCAAATAAATTATATAATTGAACAAATAAGGGAATGTATAAGTGAAAGACAGGAAATAAATATAAATGGTTTTATAACATTTAGAATGAAGAATTTTAGAAACAATATAGAGAATATAATAGAAAGTATAATAGAAACTTATATGGCACGAAAAGAATACGAAGAATTTATAAAACTTTTAAGATATTTTGTTGAGATGCAGGTTTCAACTATAGAAGAAGTTAATATAGTTATTTCAGAAACAAATGTGTATAATATAGAAGATGAAAGAGGAAATAATTTATATTATAAATTTATAAAGGAATTATCAGAGAATGAGAAAAGAAGTTCTGATAATATAGAAGATATACTTATTACAGGGCTTATTACAAATTCTCCAAAAGAGATTAACATTTACGATAAATATAAAAAAATAAACGAAGAATTATTAAACACAATAAAAAGTGTTTTTGTAGATAGAGTAAATTATTTTACGGATAGTACAAAAGAAAAGAAAAATGTTGACATAAAAAAATAA
- a CDS encoding DUF6873 family GME fold protein has translation MIIIICFVDSKITCNELVNLKKLNLKIIKVPKCDTLYNAISSHPDIQLSVIKNGKSYKLIIQKDMKYDFLKDLENNNIKYSLSSSSLKEKYPSDIILNALITKDIFVHNIKYTDNTLLRSIDNREILNVNQGYTNCSVLKVSDNAFITSDLGIYNVLSSKNMDVLLLPFGDIILEDFEYGFIGGCGGLISKNEIVFFGTLQKYKYKDKVLDFLSKFKVTPIYLDNCKLKDRGGIITI, from the coding sequence GTGATTATTATAATTTGTTTTGTTGATTCTAAAATAACTTGCAATGAACTAGTAAACTTAAAAAAACTCAATTTAAAAATAATAAAAGTTCCAAAATGTGATACTTTATATAATGCAATATCTTCTCATCCAGATATACAGCTTAGTGTTATTAAAAATGGAAAAAGCTATAAATTAATCATCCAAAAAGATATGAAATATGATTTTCTAAAAGATCTTGAAAATAATAATATAAAGTATTCTCTTTCATCGTCAAGCCTTAAAGAAAAATATCCATCCGATATAATTTTAAATGCTCTTATTACTAAAGATATTTTTGTTCATAATATAAAGTATACGGATAATACACTTTTACGTTCCATAGATAACCGTGAAATATTAAATGTTAATCAAGGATACACAAACTGCTCAGTACTTAAAGTTTCAGATAATGCATTTATAACATCCGATTTAGGAATATATAATGTTCTCTCTTCAAAAAATATGGATGTTCTTCTTCTTCCTTTTGGCGATATAATACTTGAAGATTTTGAGTATGGTTTTATTGGAGGATGTGGAGGATTAATTTCAAAAAACGAAATTGTTTTTTTTGGAACTCTCCAAAAATATAAATATAAAGATAAAGTTCTTGATTTCTTATCAAAATTTAAAGTTACTCCAATATATTTAGATAACTGTAAATTAAAAGATCGTGGAGGAATTATCACAATATAA
- the hslO gene encoding Hsp33 family molecular chaperone HslO — protein sequence MEDKILRATIKDGMARIIGGVTTNLIREGAEIHDCSPVASAAFGRMLTAGAILGATLKSKDDVITTRINGNGEIRGITVTAHSDGSVKGVIGNPYVSMPLNNKGKLDVGGAVGKDGLLYVIKDMGLKNPYIGQVPIRTGEIAEDFAYYFTVSEQIPSAVALGVLVGKDLKVIAAGGFMVQMMPGADDLLADLITYRLNEIPPVTTLINEGRDAKELLEYVFKDMDLKILGEITSKYKCDCSREKTEKAFISIGKKDLTEIYNEGKTEEIVCNFCNKKYHFTHDEIGELLKRSEK from the coding sequence ATGGAAGATAAAATATTAAGAGCTACAATAAAAGATGGTATGGCAAGAATAATAGGAGGGGTTACAACTAACCTTATAAGAGAAGGAGCAGAGATTCATGACTGTAGTCCTGTAGCATCAGCTGCTTTTGGAAGGATGCTTACAGCAGGAGCAATTTTAGGCGCTACATTAAAGTCAAAAGATGATGTTATAACAACAAGAATAAATGGAAATGGAGAGATACGAGGAATTACAGTTACAGCACATAGTGATGGAAGTGTTAAAGGAGTAATAGGAAATCCTTATGTATCGATGCCTTTAAATAATAAAGGAAAGCTTGATGTAGGAGGTGCTGTTGGAAAAGATGGATTACTTTATGTAATAAAGGATATGGGGCTTAAAAATCCATACATAGGACAAGTCCCAATAAGAACTGGAGAAATAGCAGAAGACTTTGCATATTATTTTACAGTTTCAGAGCAGATACCATCTGCAGTAGCACTTGGAGTATTAGTTGGAAAAGACTTAAAAGTTATAGCTGCTGGGGGATTTATGGTGCAAATGATGCCAGGAGCAGATGATCTTTTAGCTGATCTTATAACATATAGACTAAATGAAATACCACCTGTAACAACACTTATTAATGAAGGAAGAGATGCTAAAGAGCTTTTAGAGTATGTATTTAAGGATATGGATCTTAAAATATTAGGTGAAATAACTTCTAAATATAAATGTGACTGTTCAAGAGAGAAAACAGAAAAAGCATTTATTTCAATAGGTAAAAAGGATCTTACTGAAATTTATAATGAAGGAAAAACTGAAGAGATTGTTTGTAATTTTTGCAATAAGAAATATCATTTTACGCATGATGAGATTGGTGAGCTTTTAAAAAGAAGTGAAAAATAA
- a CDS encoding class I SAM-dependent methyltransferase — MTYGEFANIYDELIYEDIDYDKISNYILEIYKKHNGSFSDYLDLACGTGNVSIRLSSDFKNRFIVDSSDDMLDVAYSKFREKKIKTKIICQDMAHLNLNHKFDLITSVLDSTNYIIDTEEILNYFSSVKRHLKDDGIFIFDVNSYYKLSEIMGNNIFTYGTDDIFYTWENCFEEDVLNMFLTFFVKSENGLYERFEEEHNERAYKEEFLDECLKKTGFKVIDKFSGYSDKKVNDKSERIVYVVK; from the coding sequence ATGACATATGGCGAATTTGCAAATATTTATGATGAATTAATTTATGAAGATATTGATTATGATAAGATATCAAATTATATATTAGAAATATATAAAAAGCATAATGGATCTTTTTCGGATTATCTTGATCTTGCATGTGGAACAGGAAATGTTTCAATAAGGCTTTCATCTGATTTTAAAAATAGATTTATTGTTGATAGTTCTGATGATATGCTAGATGTTGCATATTCAAAGTTTAGAGAAAAGAAAATAAAAACTAAAATTATATGTCAGGATATGGCACATCTTAATTTGAATCATAAATTTGATCTAATAACTTCTGTACTTGATTCTACGAATTATATAATAGATACTGAAGAAATTTTGAATTATTTTTCTAGTGTAAAGAGACATTTAAAAGATGATGGAATATTTATTTTTGATGTTAATTCGTATTATAAATTAAGTGAAATAATGGGAAATAATATTTTTACATATGGAACAGATGATATATTTTATACATGGGAAAATTGTTTTGAAGAAGATGTACTTAATATGTTCCTTACGTTTTTTGTAAAATCAGAAAATGGTCTTTATGAAAGGTTTGAAGAGGAACATAATGAACGGGCATATAAGGAAGAATTTTTAGATGAATGTTTAAAAAAGACTGGATTTAAAGTAATTGATAAATTTTCTGGATATTCAGATAAAAAAGTAAATGATAAATCTGAAAGAATTGTTTATGTTGTAAAGTAA
- the dapA gene encoding 4-hydroxy-tetrahydrodipicolinate synthase, which translates to MSIFTGSGVAIVTPFTFAGINYKKLKELIEWHIKMGTDAIIICGTTGEASTMTDYEKKKVIKFTVDTVNKRIPVIAGSGSNDTKKCIEMSKFCEECGADGLLVITPYYNKTTQKGLLLHYKAINDSVNIPIILYNVPGRTGVNIMPETLLKLSKLKNVAAIKEASGDLSQIIKMKELVRDTIDIYSGNDNQIIPILSIGGKGVISVLANIIPDKVHAIVQNYLDGKLDEALKIQLDTLKLTNTLFIETNPIPVKTAMNILGYDVGPLRLPLCDMEDKNLKILKETLKNNNLM; encoded by the coding sequence ATGTCAATATTTACAGGTTCAGGTGTTGCTATTGTCACACCATTTACTTTCGCAGGTATAAATTATAAAAAGCTCAAGGAATTAATTGAATGGCACATAAAGATGGGTACTGATGCAATAATAATTTGTGGAACAACAGGTGAAGCATCAACTATGACTGATTATGAAAAGAAAAAAGTAATAAAATTTACAGTTGATACAGTAAATAAGCGTATTCCCGTTATTGCAGGTTCAGGATCAAATGATACTAAAAAATGTATAGAGATGAGTAAATTTTGTGAAGAATGTGGTGCTGATGGATTACTTGTTATTACTCCGTACTATAACAAAACTACACAAAAAGGTCTACTACTCCATTATAAAGCTATTAATGATTCAGTAAATATTCCAATAATACTTTATAATGTACCAGGAAGAACAGGTGTTAATATAATGCCAGAAACACTTCTTAAGCTTTCAAAATTAAAAAATGTAGCTGCTATTAAAGAAGCAAGTGGAGACTTAAGTCAGATCATTAAAATGAAAGAGCTTGTACGAGATACTATAGATATTTATTCTGGCAATGATAATCAGATTATTCCTATTCTCTCTATTGGAGGAAAAGGGGTTATTTCAGTTCTAGCAAATATAATTCCAGATAAAGTTCATGCAATTGTACAAAATTATCTTGATGGAAAATTAGATGAAGCTTTAAAAATCCAACTTGATACTTTAAAACTTACAAATACACTATTTATAGAAACAAACCCTATTCCTGTAAAAACAGCTATGAATATTTTAGGATATGATGTAGGACCTCTAAGACTGCCTCTATGTGATATGGAAGATAAAAATTTAAAAATTTTAAAGGAAACTTTAAAAAATAATAATTTAATGTAG
- a CDS encoding small, acid-soluble spore protein, alpha/beta type: protein MCSVPLKKVIKSKLKSNKELTKEERKREELKYEVAEELGLFDKVREGGWGALSAKETGKIGGIMARKKKELHMPSNSEILNSQNKK, encoded by the coding sequence ATGTGCAGTGTACCGCTTAAAAAAGTTATAAAGTCAAAGCTTAAAAGTAATAAAGAGCTCACTAAAGAAGAAAGAAAAAGAGAAGAATTAAAATATGAGGTCGCAGAAGAATTAGGACTTTTTGATAAAGTGAGAGAAGGAGGATGGGGAGCACTCTCTGCAAAAGAAACAGGGAAAATAGGCGGTATTATGGCCAGAAAGAAAAAAGAGCTTCATATGCCTTCAAATAGTGAAATATTAAATAGTCAGAATAAAAAATAA